The Gadus chalcogrammus isolate NIFS_2021 chromosome 16, NIFS_Gcha_1.0, whole genome shotgun sequence DNA window ATGTGGATGTAATTGGTGTCAGGACTGTCTGCCCAGTGGGCTAGGGGTTACATAAGAGCACAGGATTCAGCACTGCAACACTCACACGCAGGCATTCATGGCAAACCCTACGTTGACCAATTTCGATTTTGTTAACTGtttgtatttaaaatatttgaacTCTTTACCAGACCATCAAATATTCcatttaaaatacattaaatCAAACATACACTAACAGTTCAATACATAAATGtacatttgtatgtgtataAATAGACCTCATACACTACTGGCCTCAATgagaacatcaacaacaattaccatagaatataatctttgaggttttgtgtttttaagttttcaacatatacaaacacatatatttaGATGGACATTGTAGGCATATAACTTAACACATACAATCCGAATATAAATCTTTCTCCGGGAGATTTTACTCctaaggtttagggttagggtgtctGATTTCCCAGACGCATACCTGCTAATTAATGAAATGTTCCTGTATTCGCTGAATgtgtctttggataaaagaaGCATTGGTTGGATTCACCTGTGATACCCCCATACACAATGAGCACTTACCCTCTGCTGTGTTCCAGCGACCAATTAAagcttccctctcctctctgatctTCCCAGATCATCCAGTATCGATCTACCTCGGTAATGTGTCCCATGTTTCCCCTTGTGTGTCTCAGTGCGTTTGGGCCATGCGGTGTGCGTGGACATCCCCTCAGAGACTGAGGCTGtggtgggcagggccatgaagcTCACCTGCATCGCCTGCATGACCAGAGAGGAGGTCAAGTCGCTGACGCGCGTGGACTGGTTCTACCTCACCAACAATGACACCCTGCTCATCCCCGTAGGCCTGCGCTGCCGCCGCTCCTTCCTTGCCCCCTCCCTGATGCTAGTACCGACTGATCGATTTAGGACTGGATTTTAAAGTCATCATTTCAATCTAGTTGTTTCCCTGCAGCCATCACTTTTGCTTCAAATCTGATTTTCTAGCACTTTTCCCACAGACAAAAATTGATTTAAAGATgaaaacctttttttcttttaaacttTTTAAAAGCTGAACTTTGCAATATATATGCAGGGGAAAAAGTTAACAATACTGTTGAATAAGTGATGGCTGGAGTGACAATGTTACAGAGCGTTCCTTCAAAGAAGTGATGttgaatttatatatataattgtattaatattCCAAACATTAAAGGTGTTTAACTACTACTAATACCCGATGACCCATTTATTTGTATCAAATTATGTATCTCACTATGCATGGCATTCGTAATGCATCTTCCTTGGAGCTTGTGTGTTTTTACGTCTTATATTGGAACTTAGCTTCCCCTCTCCAACAGATCTTCCAGTATAGGAATGGGCGCCcgaaggaggtggagggcccCTGGGAGAAACGTCTCTTGTGGAGCGGGAGTGTGGACCTTCAGGACCTCTCCATTTGGATCCTGAACGTCTCCCTTAACGACAGCGGTACCTATCGCTGCGACGTGTTTCGTCAGTTTAAGTTTGACTACTTCACGCCCTCGGTCAACAAGACCAAGGTAATCCAGTTGAAGGTGTATCCAACAGGTGAGGCCAGTGTGTACTTTTgactttttgttatctcttGAGTCCCCTCCAAAGTACCTGATAGTACGTTCGTTCCTGAGTGATAATCTGTAGGCTGAACCACATAGTTCAATGTGGAGGTTAGATATTGAGTTAAGCACTTTACATATTCATCTTCTTGGTAGGAGTAAGAGCATGAATATGTagtaattatttttcttaaaagttatcaACATTATTGACTTAATACAGTCAATAATGGTGACAGTATTAAAATCcaaaataattgtaattggaTTAGTGCCATTAGTCCTAATTAATTAAGCATTTCATTATGCAAATTAAATCCTGCGAAGAATTTGGGTCACCATGATAGATGACGTCCTTCGTACTGAGAATTGTGGGCATGGCATATTTTTCAGTTATCCTTTGAAATGTGATCATGTTAATGCTACAAATCCTTTGGGGGGACTttagttgtgtttatttatgaaaTATGTTGGTGAAATCGCTGTTATGCAGTGTTTCACTTGTGTGATGATAACATTTGCCTGAATGTGTTAGCCTCAATAAGAACATGCAAAGGGATTGTAtgctttattattataattattataattttttgtgACTTGCTCCCTCCTCCAATAATGGACTTTGAATGAAAAACCGTCTGTGACTAACACCATCAATACCCTTCTGtccccttttttgttttgtgtgtaccCAAGGAATAATTGCTATGTTTTGTCTGTCTATCGTTTGTCAAAGCTTTCACCTATTGTCAGTGAAGGGGTTAATTCAAACCACCTGCTTTGCTATCTTTTATAAGGGGTAATGTATTCTGCGTTCCCGAATGCTTGGCTTGctgattgtgttgtttttcacCACGTTCAATATATACATAGTACATGTATATTTGGAACTTTGAATGTACAGATCCCTCATGTCTTTAAAATGTCTATCTGTGTGCACCTAGTGTGGTTTAATTTTGGATGGAGACTTCCACTGGTTGTGTTGTTCCTGAAAGTAGTACAAAGCACTGGATGTTATGATAATCAAATGATATGGTCGTTTACGATAAACTACATTGTATTtgcataccacacacacagacacacattatcTCCTTGCATCTTTGTAGTGTAGTGGGGCCAGATTTCAAAAAGCCATAGGCCAGAATGCATGATATGTGAATATTAGGTTACAGCAATGACGTCTTTTCTCATTGAAACAACATTGATTGGGTCATGGTTTTATGGGTTAGACGGCGCCCATAGTCTCTTTTGAAGTCACTGTTAAAACACATTACATATTTGTCATGGGTCCGACGGCTTGTTTGGGGTTTGGCACCCGTTCATTGTCACAATGGTTTTCATCCGATGATTTGGCAATTGTTTTATTGGTTTCTTTACATTGGATATTAATCTCTCTCATCGCTCTCTCTAAATTAGCAGTGTTATACCATTAAGCTGATATAATTGCAACGGCATGAAAACCACTGTGACACGTGTATAACCATCTTTTAATCTGATTTTAGCCAAACTACTTTAGGACAGTAGGAGCACACCATAATGGTACTGTTCTGTAAATAACATTTGCTTGCACATCATTGTCTCAGAAAAAAGTTTGGCATCAAATAGCATGTTTCACTTCGGGATACCACATGACAGTACATGCTTGACAGTTAGTGGACACTGTAAGGTCGGCATTCAGAGTTATCAGGGTCGTATTAGACAGAGGTCACCTTTCCGGCTTTAGGAATGAGCAATTCTGCCTAGCCTTTTAAGAACCATCTGGATCTTTGCTAATTATCCCCACCCAACGGTATCACTAATGAGCGTTTCAGCACATCGGAAGATCTAAATAAAACCTTGCATGGATTTTCACTGTACGGGCACTCGTCGACCTCTGTCTCATTAAGCAACTTGAATACGGGACTGCAATTAAACTGCAATTTAGTCGCTGTCCATCATAACTAGCAGCACTCTCACGCTCTCTACAGTCTCAAGGGCAACAGCCATGAACCTATTTGAACAGTATGACCCCACACCATCACAAATAAACCCCACCAGACGCATCCATGTATAACCAACGGCAATGATCCTTCAGATGAGGTGAAGGGAGACTATCGTAGCTCACagtgctgtgctgtgtgtgtgtgtgtgtgtgtgtgtgtgtgtgtgtgtgtgtgtgtgtgtgtgtgtgtgtgtgtgtgtgtgtgtgtgtgtgtgtgtgtgtgtgtgcgtgcgtgcgtgcgtgcgtgcgtgcgtgcgtgcgtgcgtgcgtgcgtgcgtgcgtgcgtgcgtgcgtgcgtgcgtgcgtgcgtgcgtgcgtgcgtgcgtgcgtgcgtgcgtgcgtgcgtgcgtgcgtgcgtgcgtgcgtgcgtgcgtgcgtgc harbors:
- the scn3b gene encoding sodium channel subunit beta-3 isoform X2; the protein is MIGPLSGRLHTLLLLMCAVRLGHAVCVDIPSETEAVVGRAMKLTCIACMTREEVKSLTRVDWFYLTNNDTLLIPIFQYRNGRPKEVEGPWEKRLLWSGSVDLQDLSIWILNVSLNDSGTYRCDVFRQFKFDYFTPSVNKTKVIQLKVYPTAKVNPASLYSEVMMYVLLVLLTLWLLVEMVYCYRKISRADDHTQDPAY
- the scn3b gene encoding sodium channel subunit beta-3 isoform X1, translated to MIGPLSGRLHTLLLLMCAVRLGHAVCVDIPSETEAVVGRAMKLTCIACMTREEVKSLTRVDWFYLTNNDTLLIPIFQYRNGRPKEVEGPWEKRLLWSGSVDLQDLSIWILNVSLNDSGTYRCDVFRQFKFDYFTPSVNKTKVIQLKVYPTAKVNPASLYSEVMMYVLLVLLTLWLLVEMVYCYRKISRADDHTQDPATNYLAIPSEQKDNPAEPVTDVTE